CGATCGTATCGGCGAAAAGGGCGTCAGGCCGGGGCGACGCTCCGCCGGGTCACCACGTGCGCGATGGTGTCGACGTTGTCGGTCAGCCGGTCGGTCAGCCGCCCCACGGCCTCGGCCAGTTCGCGATCTTTCACCCGCGACAGCGCCTCGAACAGCGCACGCTGGTGTTCGCGCAGGGTCGGCGGAACGGCGACGCCCTCGGCCCGGGTCAGGGCTTCGGCCTGGCGGCGCAGTTCGTTCGAGGCTTCGCGGATGAACGGCCCCACGTGGCTCCATTCGGCAGGCACCTCCCCGGCGTCGATCAGGGCTTCCAGCGTCATCGCGGTACGTGCCACGCGGTTGCCGTTGGCGTAGAGCGTTTCGGCCAGCTCCTGCAGCACGGCGGGCGTGCCGGGCTCGGCGCGCATGCGCTCGACCGACGCCAGGGCATTGGTGCGCGCCGTGCGCGTGGCCATGCGTACCTCGTGGCGCCGCCCACGGTCGGCGGGACCGGCCAGCGCGTCGAGGTAATCGGCGTAGGCGCCGAGCATGTCGGACAAGGCGCTGCGCGCGCGGTGGCGTTCCCACGATGGCCACAGCACGTAGGCGATCAAGGCCAATCCGCTGCCCAGCGCGGTGTTGAGCACGCGATCGAACATGGCCGCGTTGGAATCGACACCCTCGAAGGAAAGCAACACCACCACGGTGCCCGTGAGTGCCGTCACCGCGATGCCGTAATGCGCACCGGCGAGGTAGCGGAACGCCACGCAGAGCACGCCCATCAGGAAGATGTGCGCCCAGGCGGCGTCGGGCGTGAGGCGCAGCAGGAGGGTGGTCAGCACCAGGCCCAGCACGGTGCCGACCACGCGCAGCAGGCCGAAGTTGAAGGTGGCGGCGAAGTCGGGGCGCAAGACGATGGCCGCCGTCATCGGCAGCCAGTAGCCGTGGGGCAGGTCGAAATGACGCGACAGCACGAAGGCCAGCGTGAGCACCACGGCGCAGCGCACCGCGTGGCGGAAGGCGACCGAACCGGGGGTGATGTTGGCGCGGAGAGTGGCCAGCGCCGAGGCGCTGCGCAAGGTTTCCGGTAGCGCCGTCTCGGCGCGCTGCGCGCGTTCCTCGCCGCGGCTGCCGGCCCAGTTGGCGTTGCGGACGACGGCGGCGAGCTGGCCCGACAGGGCCTGGATGTGCGCGGTGAGCCCCATGCCGGTGACGCCCGCGAGCAGGGCACGCTCGCTGGCCTGCAAGGTGGCCAGTGCCCGTTCCGCGCGTTGCGGCGGTTCGGCGGCATCGATCGCTTCGGCCACCGCCGTGAGCACGCGGGCGGCGTCGTTGCGGAACATCTC
This window of the Luteibacter aegosomatis genome carries:
- a CDS encoding FUSC family protein, with translation MMSNGYSLRASVIDTLIRTKRPDVPMRVALRNTAAVVLPLAIGIYAGHPQVGIGIAAGALDTMFSDQPGPYQQRLIRLFLAALAAGAASLVGFLIGDLILPMSLACIACGFFGGLLVVFGPDIARVGMTSMLLLVITAATPTDFAHALSGGLLIFAGGMLLAMFSIAAWPLQRYRPERTALAAVYRGLADLARKPQKDGEAPGLSDAMNVLQDTLLGRHHAHGRAMEAFRVLLELAERIRLELIAMAELETRRDGMGEMFRNDAARVLTAVAEAIDAAEPPQRAERALATLQASERALLAGVTGMGLTAHIQALSGQLAAVVRNANWAGSRGEERAQRAETALPETLRSASALATLRANITPGSVAFRHAVRCAVVLTLAFVLSRHFDLPHGYWLPMTAAIVLRPDFAATFNFGLLRVVGTVLGLVLTTLLLRLTPDAAWAHIFLMGVLCVAFRYLAGAHYGIAVTALTGTVVVLLSFEGVDSNAAMFDRVLNTALGSGLALIAYVLWPSWERHRARSALSDMLGAYADYLDALAGPADRGRRHEVRMATRTARTNALASVERMRAEPGTPAVLQELAETLYANGNRVARTAMTLEALIDAGEVPAEWSHVGPFIREASNELRRQAEALTRAEGVAVPPTLREHQRALFEALSRVKDRELAEAVGRLTDRLTDNVDTIAHVVTRRSVAPA